Below is a window of Leptospira sp. WS4.C2 DNA.
AAAGGATTCCTCAGCTTTCCTTAGTTCCGATCCCTTAGTATACCCCAAGAGAGAAAGTCTTTCATAAGTTTTTTTCCCGATCCCGTGAAAGCTGTATAATGGTAGATCATCCAAAAATTTTTCTTCTTCTCCGGGGAGTACCACATAAAGTCCGTTAGGTTTATTTTTTTCAGAAGCCATCTTTGCTAAAAATTTATTTTGAGCCACGCCTGCAGAACAAGTAAGGCTTGTGCGTTCAAAGATTTTTTTTCTAATTTCTCTTGCGATTGTACTGGCAAGAGGGATTTCTAATTTATTAACTGTGACATCTAAGTAAGCTTCATCCAAAGAAAGTGGTTCTACTAAATCGGTGTATTCCAAAAAGATGGACCTTATTTCTTTGGAAACCGCTTTGTACACTTCAAACCTAGGTTTTGTAAAAATAGCTTCGGGACAAAGTTTATATGCCTGAAAACATGGAATGGCAGAGCGAACTCCAAATTTTCTCGCTTCATAACTGGCAGCACAGACTACTCCTCTAGAATGCGGAGATCCACCAACGACAACAGGTTTCCCTCGCATTTCAGGGAAGTCCCTCTGCTCCACTGATGCATAAAACGCGTCCATGTCGATGTGGATGATCTTTTTCATTTCTCTATCTGATAGAATCAAACTAGATTAAAAATCTCTTGCCAAATGTTTTTTGCACCGAATCCTTCATGAATTGTGCACACAAAACAAGCAGCAAAGATTTTGGTTGTGGATGATAACGAAACCAATATTGAAATTATCACTCATATTTTGCTAAACCAAGGATATGAAGTAGCAGTGGCTTACGACGGTGAGTATGCCTTAGAACTTGCAGAAGCACTCGATTTTGACTTAATTTTACTCGATATTTTGTTGCCAGGAATCAGTGGACTCGATGTCGCAAAACGACTGCTCACTATGGATCGTTCGAAAAACACTCCGATTCTCTTTTTATCGGCCTTAAATGAAACCAGCGACATTGTCAAAGGACTAGAAACGGGAGCTGTAGATTACATAACCAAACCTTTCCAAGAATCAGAAATTGTAGCTAGAATCCGAACCCATATCAAAATCAAATCTCTAGAAAAAGAAAGAATCGATCTACTACAGGCTATTCAAAAAGATTTGGAACTCGCGAAAGCCAACCAAGAGAATTTGGTTACTTTTCAATTCCCTCCTTCCCCACTTTATCAAATTTACACTTCTTACAAACCTATGGATTTAGTGGGTGGTGACCTTATCACCTACGATCTATTACCATCCGGTGATTTGGATATACTTTTTGGAGATGTGACTGGGCATGGAATTGCCGCAGCAATGGTTTCTCTTATGGCAATCATCACTTTCAAAACCATGAATAAATCTTTTTTATCGCCTAGCGAAAGTTTATATTGGATTCATAGCACACTTACACCTCTCATTAGTACTCATTTTATTAGTGCTATTTATATACGTTATAAAGCAGAAGAAAATCTACTGTCCTATTCGATGGCAGGCCACCACAATATGTTTCTAATTCGAGATCAAAACGTCATCAAACTCGGAACAAAAGGTTTTTGCCTTATGATGTTTCCTGATCAACTCAATGCTGAAAACCAAGATATCTTTTTGAATTCAGGTGACCGACTGTTTCTTTTCTCTGATGGAATGTTTGAGGTCCCCAACGAAAACGAAGAGTATTTAGGAGATCAAAAATTTTTGGAACTCATTGAAAGTCGGATCCATCTCACCTCAAGAGAATTCCTCGAATCGGTTCAAGAAGAAGTGTTGGTTTATTCCGGTGGGAAAGTTGCAGATGATATGACCATGTTACTATTGGAAATCAAATGATTGATGAATTCTTCGCAATCTTGATAGCATCTGGATTGTTATTTGTTGCCTATTACTATCATAATGCTTACAGGAGAGAGAAAAAACTTAGATTGATTCTTTTCAGAAAAAATCTAAGTAATTCCGAAGAAATCGAAAGAACCATCCGTGAAAAAGAGAAACAATACCAAGACATTTATGACACGGCAAACTCTATCATCATTCGTTGGAGTCCCGATTTCAAAATCCATTCCATCAATCCTTATGCAGAAGAATTTTTTCAAATTAACAAGGAAATAGCCGAAGGCAAAGATGTTGTTTTGGACTTATTTCAAATTCCCTTTGAAAAATCCAACGAAGTGAAGTCTCAGTTATGGAATATCTTCCATCGACCTGAACAAAACATTCGTCAAGAATATGATGTATTCATTGGCGAAAATGATAAAAGAACCGTTACCTGGTCTAATCGCATTTTAAAAAATGAATTTGGATATCCGTATGAAGTGTTGTCGATTGGAAACGACATCACCAACCGAAAAATCGCTGAAGAAAATTTAATGAAATCCTATGAAAGGATTTTAGATCTCTACAACAATGCACCTTGCGGGTACCATTCTCTCGACAAAGACAATACAATTGTTTCCATAAATGATACTGAATTAGATTGGTTAGGTTATGCCAGAGAAGAAATTGTTGGGAACTTCAAGTTTAGTGACTTACTTACAGAGAGTAGTCAGGACAAATACAAGTTGATCACAGACTCTTTCCCAAACGAAAACCTTACAGGAGTCGAATTGGAGTTTGTTAGAAAAGACAAATCTACTTTTTTTGTAAGTTTAAATTCAACTGCGACCTTCGACAAAAATGGGAATTTTGTAATCAGCAAATCTACTGTCTTTGATATCACGGATAGGAAACTTGCGGAAGACAAATTAAACGATTACTCTCAAAAGATCCAATTACAAAACAAACGATTACAAAAAGCAGTGGAAGCAGCCATCAAAGCAAATCGTTCCAAATCTGTTTTCTTTTCTAAAATTACTCATGAACTCAGAACTCCCCTTCATGCGGTGATCGGGTTTTCTCAGATTTTAGAAAAAGATCCAAACCTTCCGAACCACCTAAAAGGATATGTAGATTCTCTTTATGAAAATGGAGTCCATTTACTCGGAATGATTAATGATATTTTGGATTTATCGAAAATTGAAGCAGGAAAAATGACAGAATCCCGCGAACGTTTTTCACTGGTTCAACTTTGGGACACTTTATTTTCCATGTTCTCTTATCGGTTTTCTGAAAAATCAGTTAGTTTTGAGCTCCTAAATGCATCTGCCATTGAATCCTGTTACTACGAAGCAGATTTACAAAAAATACGCCAAATACTTGTTAATTTACTTGGGAACGCTTTAAAATTTACAAACCAAGGTTCTGTAAGTTTAGAAATTAGAATCCACCGCACACCCGAACATTCTTTTGATACTGTACAATTCAAGGTTAAGGATACGGGGATCGGAATTCCGAAAGACCAATTACACTCTATCTTTGAAGCATTCCAACAAACGGAACAAGGAAGTTCTTATAAAGAAGGGACAGGACTTGGTCTTTCCATTTGTCATCAGTTAGTTGAATTTTTAGGAGGTACAATCCATGTAAAAAGTAATATAAACGAAGGATCAGAATTCTCTTTTGAAATTCCTTTAACTCGATTAGAAATCATTCCAGAAGAATTGGTTCGTAAATCAAAAATAGGACCAATACACACAAAAGAACTGGGAGAAATAACCAAACTGGAAGACTCGGAAGAAGAGTTTGTGCAGAATTTTTTAAATACCTCTACACCAGAGTTAAAACGTGAGATTTTACAATTGATTCGGATTCAAAATTTCGGACAACTCATCGGTGTCCTTAATACAATCCAAACTGAAGATAAAGGGAAAAAAATCTTAGAACAAAAAGTAAAAAACAAAAGATATAAATTCCTAATTGATTTGGTCCAATCCTCTAATCCTTTAGAGTGATGATGTCTATTTTTTGATATCCCTTCGATTTCAATATGTCTGTTACTAACACAAAAGATTCGAATACTGCGTTTTTATCGACTTCCAAAACGATTCTAGATTTCCCATCTTCGTTTTTAGGAATGACAATCGGCAATGAGTCTTTTGAAGTTTCTTTCCCATCTAAATAAATAGAACCTTGATGGTTAATTTGAATTTTGAATTTTGGAGATTCTTCCCCGATGGAATCAGTTTTTGTTTTGGGTAGGTCCAATTGCAAAGTGGATGTCGTTTCCGTAAATCTGACGGCTAACATTAAAAAAATTAATAAGATAAACAATACATCGATGAGACTACTAATATCAATCGAAGAATCCGGATTTGATTTACGGAGTTTCATGGGTTTTGGAAAAATCCTTTACCATAAGTTCGGAAATATATCGAATTTTGTTTTCTGAAAATCGATGAAAATATAAAGAAGGGATTGCCACCAATAAACCAACGATCGTAGTATTCAATGCATCTTTGATTCCGCCAGCTAACACCTCTAAGCTGACTTTCCCTTGAGCTTCCATGGCACCAAAGGCTGAATTAATGCCAATCACCGTCCCGAGTAATCCGAGAAGCATGGAAAGAGAAGCAATTGTTGGAAACCAATGGATAGTCCTCTCTAAAGGGGAAAAAAATAATTCTAATTCCGCCTCTGTTGGTTCTTTCGGAAATACCGCAGAACGAAAATTCTGATTCTCGAGCCTTTGAAGTCCTAATACGATTCGAAAGAAAAAATAAAAGGAAGTGAGAGAAAAACAGAAAAGAAGAATAAAAATCAAAATTGCGGGAATTGAAAATGTCCAATTCATGGATGTATCGACCTCTATGAACCAATACCAACTGCCATCCCAAGAAAAGAAACCGGAATATGTTAGAACCAATTTTGATGGAATCGCCAAGGCCTATGACAGGTTCAACGATTGGAATAGCTTTTTTCTCCACCGTATTTGGAAAGATTGGGTGGTCAGAGAGGCCAAAAAAAGGGTTCCTGGGGCCAAATCTGCCCTAGACCTCTGTTGTGGGACAGGGGACATCGCACTTCGGCTCTGGAAGGAACCTACCCTAGAACGGATTGTTGGCCTCGATTTTTCAGAAAAAATGTTATCCTTTGCCATCCACAAAATCCCAAAAGACCCAAGAGTCCAACTCCTCATCGGGGATGCCATGGACCTCAGCCAATTTACCGATGGCAGCTTTGATATTGTAACTATGGGATTTGGATTAAGGAATGTTTCTGATTTAAAGAAATGCCTCCTAGAAATCAAACGAGTGTTAAAGAAAGATGGGGTATTTGTGAACTTGGATGTAGGCAGAGTCAGACCAAAATTTCTTAAATTCTTTGCGGACTTTTATTTTTTCAAAATTGTACCTATTTTCGGGTATTTACTCTACGGAAAGGAAAACGAGATGTTTGATTACCTCCCTCATTCTTCCAAGGCCTATCCAGACCAAGAAACCTTGGCAAAAATCTTAAGTGAATTGGGATTCCGAGAAGTTCGGTTTCAGAACTTTGTTTTTGGAAATGCAGTAGCACACTTAGCAACAAACTAAAGTTAGTGAGAAATAAATCAGGTTTATGTCTGATTTGTTTCCATTTTTGTTCTTTTTTTTGAACTGAATTCGTACTTTCCCCCAAAATCCAATGGATTTCCCTAAATTTTCCTAAATCTCCGTTGATTTTTTCGACGTTTTGTCGTTTAATTCCCTATACAGGTAGGAAATTTCGATATGAAACGATGGTTAGTTATTTTAACAATTCCCCTTTTATTTTTGGATTGCTCCAATAAGAAAAAGGGCGCTTTACTTCTCCCATTTTTAGGTCTAGGTGATGGATCCACCCAAACCACTACTCCAGAAGCAGCAAATACAGGTGATGGGACCTTTACTGTGGTTGGATTAGAAACCACTGATACAACCCAAATCACTGCTCCCACAGAAACGACTGGCGGTTCCAGCGGAGACCAAACTTCCACTACAGAACCTGAGGTTACAACACCGACAGCTCCTGCACCAGCACCCACTACGGTCAACAATGATACCACAACAGTTGTTGTAGACCAAACCAATGGTGGCAGCTTCAATTTTGAAACTAATATTACCGTTCCAGTGACTGTCGTTGTTGAAAACGAATCAGGTCCAGTGACGAACGCACCAGTAACGATTACAGAAACTACAACTACGGGAGATCCGAATGTAGTGGGAACTGGAACAACCGATTCTAATGGTTCGGTTACAATTCCTATCAGCGTTCCGCCGACTGTAATCACTGTAGATGTCAGCATCATTGGTGTGAACCCTACTACCGGCGAAGTCGTGGAAATCACAGGATCAGCTCCTGTACAACAACCATCGACTGGTTCAGAAGGAACTGTAGTGGTTGCACCCGTGGTTAATGTAGATACAACCAACTTCCAACCTGTGAACGGTTGCGTACAAGCAGTTGATTCTGATTGTGATGGAATCGCAAATGCTTACGATGAATTCCCAGAAGATCCAAGTCTTGCTACTACAGCACGTTCTGGTCGTTATACCATTGCTTTTGAAGATATGTATCCTTCTGCTGGAGATGCTGACTTAAACGACCACTCTACAATCTTCAGCACAGAAATGGACAAAACACCAACAAACAAAGTTAAGGTGATCCGTGGGACCTATACTCATGTTGCGAAGGGTGCCGGATATAACCATGAACTGAGACTTTCTTTAGATGTTCCGACGAATGCAACAGTGCAAGTAAGTTACGTTGACGGAAGCGGAAATCCATGGGACGGATGTACTTCGGCAGCGAAATACACTGCAAATGTTGTTGGAGATTGCACTGGAGGAACTTTGAATACAGCGCAACTCAAACGAGGAGTTCTGATCCTTCCAAGTTCTGACAAAACACTTTTCGGTAGCAAAAATGCGCCAAATGCAGGGTCCATTTTTACGATCAATGACTTTGTTCGTGGTGTGACTGCACAAGTTACCATTACTTTTGAAGAACCTGTAGATTTGAATGAGACAAAAAACCTTGTAGGTGGACATTTAAACTATTTCCTTGCTATCAACCAAAAGACAGATGGTGTGTATCGACAAATCTATCGTCCAGGTTACTTTAAAGACAGTAAGGGTAAGGATTCCTTTATCGATAAAAATGGTTTCCCTTGGGCCATTATCGTTCCAGGAGTATTCAACCATCCAACAGAAGGGAATGACATTCGCAAACCGTCTACTTCTGGTTATATCTTCTTTAATTCTTGGATGCACTCGAATGGCGTGGCACACAAAGATTGGTATTTGCATGTAGACCAAATCCCAGCACCGAATCGCCCTTCATACGTAGTTCGAGTCAGTGACTTTTATGCTGACAACGGTTTTTCCGCCTACTTAATCAAAGCTGTTCGTAAAAATGCTTTTGAAGTTTCGGCCAGTTTGATTGTTGTGGGAGCTGCCCTTGGGTTCCTCATGAAAAAACGTTTGGAAAAACAACAAGCAGCCTAGTTAAGGATCCTACCTCGGAAAAGAAATCCTTCCTCCAATCACTGGGGGGAGGATTTTTTGTTTTATGGCCTCTATTCTCCGATTTGCAGACACTGATTATTTCCTTTCTGGGAACTTTGAATCCGATTTAGAATCCGACCACCCTATCCTTGTGGATCCGCTCTGGAAAGGAACCAAACTAGAAAATCATTTAACAAACTTCCCTCTTCCCATTCTGACCTCTTCCAAATCATTTTGTCTTGTCACTTCCGGATCAACAGGCATTCCGAAAATGGTATGGAAAGAATGGAGTGAAATAGAACAGGAAATTTCCTATTGGGAAAAATTACCAGAGATCCAATCACTATATATGAGGGCAGGTACTGTCTATGTGCAAGTGCCCCTCTGCCACCTCTATGGATTACTCTGGGGGTATTTATTACCCAAACGCCTGGGTGTCTCCATCGAATGCGGTACTACATGGGAAGGTGGAAAACTTTCAATTACTTCAGCTCCTAAGTTACAATCCTTGTTAGCCCAAGATGGACCAATGCCGGAATCTGCAGTTGTCTCTGGAATGAAATTTCCGGTTCCTTTATCACGCAGTCTACGTGAGCGAGGTGGGATTTCCATTCTCGAAATCTATGGATCTACTGAGACAGGAGGGATTGGATACAGAGATCCATTAAGGCAAAACAGGTTCCAGATCCTAACAGGATTAGATATCCGTTTGATAGCTGAAGAAGGAGTTGATGAGAAGGAATTACAAATTCGAAGTCCCTTTCTTTCTCACCAGTCTTTTGTATTAGGCGGACAAGGTTGGACCAAAGAAGAGCTGCCAACTAATGATTACTATGCGACAGGGGACTTAGGAAATTGGTCTGAACTTGGATGGTATCTTTTAGGAAGAAAGGATCGGATTATCAAACACAATGGGAAACGAGTTTCCTTGGATAGGATTGAATCAGAAATCCTTGGACTTTCTTTAGAAGGAGAATTTGTCTGTGTACCTATCTC
It encodes the following:
- a CDS encoding MotA/TolQ/ExbB proton channel family protein, with the translated sequence MNWTFSIPAILIFILLFCFSLTSFYFFFRIVLGLQRLENQNFRSAVFPKEPTEAELELFFSPLERTIHWFPTIASLSMLLGLLGTVIGINSAFGAMEAQGKVSLEVLAGGIKDALNTTIVGLLVAIPSLYFHRFSENKIRYISELMVKDFSKTHETP
- the dinB gene encoding DNA polymerase IV, which produces MKKIIHIDMDAFYASVEQRDFPEMRGKPVVVGGSPHSRGVVCAASYEARKFGVRSAIPCFQAYKLCPEAIFTKPRFEVYKAVSKEIRSIFLEYTDLVEPLSLDEAYLDVTVNKLEIPLASTIAREIRKKIFERTSLTCSAGVAQNKFLAKMASEKNKPNGLYVVLPGEEEKFLDDLPLYSFHGIGKKTYERLSLLGYTKGSELRKAEESFLVEEFGKMGAVFYRMARGLDDRDVIPFRDPKSIGVETTFTHDSEDFAYLVLTLETLSKELEERMSRKNKQGKTLTLKIKFEDFTVKQKSISSDSIFYLADNLFQQSSNLLANVWKENTDPFKKIRLLGISVTNFISDTINQDQPSLFG
- a CDS encoding ExbD/TolR family protein, with the translated sequence MKLRKSNPDSSIDISSLIDVLFILLIFLMLAVRFTETTSTLQLDLPKTKTDSIGEESPKFKIQINHQGSIYLDGKETSKDSLPIVIPKNEDGKSRIVLEVDKNAVFESFVLVTDILKSKGYQKIDIITLKD
- a CDS encoding ubiquinone/menaquinone biosynthesis methyltransferase is translated as MNQYQLPSQEKKPEYVRTNFDGIAKAYDRFNDWNSFFLHRIWKDWVVREAKKRVPGAKSALDLCCGTGDIALRLWKEPTLERIVGLDFSEKMLSFAIHKIPKDPRVQLLIGDAMDLSQFTDGSFDIVTMGFGLRNVSDLKKCLLEIKRVLKKDGVFVNLDVGRVRPKFLKFFADFYFFKIVPIFGYLLYGKENEMFDYLPHSSKAYPDQETLAKILSELGFREVRFQNFVFGNAVAHLATN
- a CDS encoding LruC domain-containing protein, yielding MKRWLVILTIPLLFLDCSNKKKGALLLPFLGLGDGSTQTTTPEAANTGDGTFTVVGLETTDTTQITAPTETTGGSSGDQTSTTEPEVTTPTAPAPAPTTVNNDTTTVVVDQTNGGSFNFETNITVPVTVVVENESGPVTNAPVTITETTTTGDPNVVGTGTTDSNGSVTIPISVPPTVITVDVSIIGVNPTTGEVVEITGSAPVQQPSTGSEGTVVVAPVVNVDTTNFQPVNGCVQAVDSDCDGIANAYDEFPEDPSLATTARSGRYTIAFEDMYPSAGDADLNDHSTIFSTEMDKTPTNKVKVIRGTYTHVAKGAGYNHELRLSLDVPTNATVQVSYVDGSGNPWDGCTSAAKYTANVVGDCTGGTLNTAQLKRGVLILPSSDKTLFGSKNAPNAGSIFTINDFVRGVTAQVTITFEEPVDLNETKNLVGGHLNYFLAINQKTDGVYRQIYRPGYFKDSKGKDSFIDKNGFPWAIIVPGVFNHPTEGNDIRKPSTSGYIFFNSWMHSNGVAHKDWYLHVDQIPAPNRPSYVVRVSDFYADNGFSAYLIKAVRKNAFEVSASLIVVGAALGFLMKKRLEKQQAA
- a CDS encoding phosphopantetheine-binding protein, with protein sequence MASILRFADTDYFLSGNFESDLESDHPILVDPLWKGTKLENHLTNFPLPILTSSKSFCLVTSGSTGIPKMVWKEWSEIEQEISYWEKLPEIQSLYMRAGTVYVQVPLCHLYGLLWGYLLPKRLGVSIECGTTWEGGKLSITSAPKLQSLLAQDGPMPESAVVSGMKFPVPLSRSLRERGGISILEIYGSTETGGIGYRDPLRQNRFQILTGLDIRLIAEEGVDEKELQIRSPFLSHQSFVLGGQGWTKEELPTNDYYATGDLGNWSELGWYLLGRKDRIIKHNGKRVSLDRIESEILGLSLEGEFVCVPISNEFGQTIGLYSTGTLATTEIIKILRKELPDSHVPRVILRNVSLPKLPNGKPDYQTITKLCNEEYQSIQNQKLNSKTSKLIDSHSSVVEILESILGLKPEPDKHLVYDYGMDSIQYADLILRLEKKIEHTIPEEDKQTSYFGSLSGIEEYIKEKIYLLK
- a CDS encoding PP2C family protein-serine/threonine phosphatase, with the protein product MHTKQAAKILVVDDNETNIEIITHILLNQGYEVAVAYDGEYALELAEALDFDLILLDILLPGISGLDVAKRLLTMDRSKNTPILFLSALNETSDIVKGLETGAVDYITKPFQESEIVARIRTHIKIKSLEKERIDLLQAIQKDLELAKANQENLVTFQFPPSPLYQIYTSYKPMDLVGGDLITYDLLPSGDLDILFGDVTGHGIAAAMVSLMAIITFKTMNKSFLSPSESLYWIHSTLTPLISTHFISAIYIRYKAEENLLSYSMAGHHNMFLIRDQNVIKLGTKGFCLMMFPDQLNAENQDIFLNSGDRLFLFSDGMFEVPNENEEYLGDQKFLELIESRIHLTSREFLESVQEEVLVYSGGKVADDMTMLLLEIK
- a CDS encoding PAS domain-containing sensor histidine kinase; protein product: MIDEFFAILIASGLLFVAYYYHNAYRREKKLRLILFRKNLSNSEEIERTIREKEKQYQDIYDTANSIIIRWSPDFKIHSINPYAEEFFQINKEIAEGKDVVLDLFQIPFEKSNEVKSQLWNIFHRPEQNIRQEYDVFIGENDKRTVTWSNRILKNEFGYPYEVLSIGNDITNRKIAEENLMKSYERILDLYNNAPCGYHSLDKDNTIVSINDTELDWLGYAREEIVGNFKFSDLLTESSQDKYKLITDSFPNENLTGVELEFVRKDKSTFFVSLNSTATFDKNGNFVISKSTVFDITDRKLAEDKLNDYSQKIQLQNKRLQKAVEAAIKANRSKSVFFSKITHELRTPLHAVIGFSQILEKDPNLPNHLKGYVDSLYENGVHLLGMINDILDLSKIEAGKMTESRERFSLVQLWDTLFSMFSYRFSEKSVSFELLNASAIESCYYEADLQKIRQILVNLLGNALKFTNQGSVSLEIRIHRTPEHSFDTVQFKVKDTGIGIPKDQLHSIFEAFQQTEQGSSYKEGTGLGLSICHQLVEFLGGTIHVKSNINEGSEFSFEIPLTRLEIIPEELVRKSKIGPIHTKELGEITKLEDSEEEFVQNFLNTSTPELKREILQLIRIQNFGQLIGVLNTIQTEDKGKKILEQKVKNKRYKFLIDLVQSSNPLE